The Sphingomonas naphthae nucleotide sequence CCGGCTGATCGCCCGCGCCAAGGCCGGCCATGTCGACGCGATCCTGCTCAACATCCCCTGGTCCGAACAGGGCCGCATCCAGGATGTCGTGGCACGGCTGGAGGAGGTGAACGTCGACGTTCTGCTCACGCCCTCCGAATTGCAATTCGCCGGACGCGGGCTCCAGATCGCGCGCTGCGGCCCGCTCTCGACGATCGCGCTCTACCAGCGGCCGATGCAGGGCATCGGCGCGGTGCTGAAGATCGTGATGGACCGGGCGGCGGCGCTGTGCGCGCTGATCTTCTTCGCGCCGCTGATGTTCCTCGTCGCCGCCGCGATCAAGTTCGACTCGCCCGGCCCGGTGTTCTTCAAGCAGCGCCGGCGCGGCATGAACAACGTGCCGTTCGACGTGTATAAATTCCGCAGCATGCACCATGCGGCGGCCGACCAGAATGCCGACAAATTGGTGGTGCGCGGCGATGCGCGGGTCACGCGGCTTGGCGCCTTCCTGCGCGCCTCCAGCCTCGACGAACTGCCCCAGCTCATCAACATCCTGAAGGGCGAGATGTCGCTCGTCGGCCCGCGCCCGCATGCCTACGGCGCCAAGGCCGCCGATCGCCTCTACGAAGAGGTCGTCGGCCGCTATCCGGCGCGCCATCGCGTGCTGCCGGGGCTCACCGGGCTGGCGCAGGTGCGCGGTTTCCGGGGCAACACGCTGCACGAATCGGACATTACCAACCGCATCGACAGCGATCTGGAATATATCGAACGCTGGTCGCTCTCGCTGGATATCGTAATCCTCGTGCGGACGGCGATCACGCTCTTCTTCCAGAAGCAGGCCTATTGAGGCGTCCGATCCGGGGGGATCGGGCGGAATGAACGGGGTGGGCACAATCCGCCGGGCGCCGAACCGCCCGGCCGCGAGAGGAGCCACTGAATGACGATAAAGCCGCGGACCGAGCCCAGGGCACCCCGCGCCCGGCGCCTGATCGCCGGCCTCGCGATCGGCCTCGCCGGGCTCGGCATGGTCGGCAGCGCGGGCGCGGCCGATGTGCCGCCGCCCACGGCCAAGCCCACCGTGGATGCCGCGACCGCGCCCGATTACATGCTGGGCACCGGCGACAAGGTCCGCATCTCCGTCTTCGGCGAGGACCGGCTGACCGGCGAATATGTCGTGACGGGCGGCGGCAACATCAGCTTCCCGTTGATCGGCAACGTGCCCGCCAAGGGCATCTCGCTCGAGACATTGCAGGACACGATCCAGTCGCGGCTGGCGGCGGGCTATGTGCGCGATCCCAAGGTGAGCGCCGAAGTGCTCAACTATCGCCCCTTCTACATCTTCGGCGAGATCACCAAGCCCGGCGAATATCCCTATACGATCGGGCTGACGGTGCAGCAGGCGGTCGCGATGGCGGGCGGCTTCAGCTATCGCGCCAACACCGAACGGGTCTTCATCAAGCAGGCGATGGAGACGATCGAGAAGCCCGTGCGCATCAAGAAGACCGATCCCGTCGGCGTGAACCCCGGCGACACGATCCGCATCGGCGAGCGCTTCTTTTGATCGCAGGCGGCCTCCGCCGCCGCCCGCCGGGCGCCGCCCCCCGCCCTGCCCCCGCCCCGCGCGGCGCGGCCCCGCGCGATGTGGCGCGGGGCCTGGCCCCCGGCCGGCGCGGCGAGGGCCGGCGCGACGATCTGTGGTTCGACACCTTCTGGGCATTCGGCACGATCGGCTCGCTGCTGTTCGTCACCCAGCTGACCGCGCTGGTGCCGGTGATCGTCACCGGGCTGCTCGTCCTCTATTTCCTGTGGCGGCGCGATCGCGTGCCGGCGATGCTGGCGGCCTCCTCGCTGATGCTGGCGCTGGCGCTGTTCGCGGTGATGTCGCGCTTCTGGTCGATCGATCCGGGGGCGACGACCTATTATGGCATCCAGTTTCTCATCACGGTGATGGCCGGCTGCGCGATCGGCGCGGGGCTCGATCGCGAGCGGGCCTTGCGCGGCGTGTTCCTCGCCTTCGCCGCCTTCGCCGGCGCCGGGCTGGTGTTCGGCCGCTTCGTGCGCTGGGGCGGGGGTGCGGCGGGCAGCAGCGCCTTCGCCGGGCTGGCGCAGGCCAAGAATACCGCCGGCGACACGGCGGCGGTGGGCGCGCTTTTTTCGGTGGCGATGATCGTGCTGGCGTGGCGCAATCGCAACCTGCCCTACGGCCTGCTCGCCTTCTTCGTGCTGCCGCTGCAACTCTTCACCCTGGTCGTCGCGCGATCGGGCGGGGCGTTGCTGGGCGCGGCGATCGCGCTGCCGCTGTTCGTGGTGTGGGCGGGATCGATGCTGCTGCCGGCCGCCGCGCGCGTATCGGTCGCGGTGCTGTCGCTGCTGGCGGCGGCGAGCGCGGTGGCGACCAGCGGTCTGTGGCTGCGGCCGCTGCTGGATGCGGTGATGAAGGGGCTGGGCAAGGATTCGACGCTCACCGGCCGCACCTATCTGTGGGATCGCGCGACCAAGCTGATCGACGACCGGCCGTTGCTGGGGCGCGGCTTCGCGGCCTTCTGGCGGCACGGCAATCTCGATGCGGAGGGGCTGTGGCGCAAGGCC carries:
- a CDS encoding exopolysaccharide biosynthesis polyprenyl glycosylphosphotransferase, which encodes MRPAVHLALKPSNDLELASAGSLPAGLRARDLDVGRLPRRLAGLTPHLARHARITTELATLTAVLMLGGWLFPSWLQARPESFLWATVLWLVIYAALSVVGRGEILDRESSRIAQRVGYWLQASVVLVMLAFLAKDSVDLARAWILASIVTGGVTIAVLTLLSNRLSTSLHRNGSLGDRLAIYGTDGRIEHLIHILREKAKSYQIDSVFDEEREECSGHVGGFEISRGLDRLIARAKAGHVDAILLNIPWSEQGRIQDVVARLEEVNVDVLLTPSELQFAGRGLQIARCGPLSTIALYQRPMQGIGAVLKIVMDRAAALCALIFFAPLMFLVAAAIKFDSPGPVFFKQRRRGMNNVPFDVYKFRSMHHAAADQNADKLVVRGDARVTRLGAFLRASSLDELPQLINILKGEMSLVGPRPHAYGAKAADRLYEEVVGRYPARHRVLPGLTGLAQVRGFRGNTLHESDITNRIDSDLEYIERWSLSLDIVILVRTAITLFFQKQAY
- a CDS encoding polysaccharide biosynthesis/export family protein, producing the protein MTIKPRTEPRAPRARRLIAGLAIGLAGLGMVGSAGAADVPPPTAKPTVDAATAPDYMLGTGDKVRISVFGEDRLTGEYVVTGGGNISFPLIGNVPAKGISLETLQDTIQSRLAAGYVRDPKVSAEVLNYRPFYIFGEITKPGEYPYTIGLTVQQAVAMAGGFSYRANTERVFIKQAMETIEKPVRIKKTDPVGVNPGDTIRIGERFF
- a CDS encoding O-antigen ligase family protein; the protein is MIAGGLRRRPPGAAPRPAPAPRGAAPRDVARGLAPGRRGEGRRDDLWFDTFWAFGTIGSLLFVTQLTALVPVIVTGLLVLYFLWRRDRVPAMLAASSLMLALALFAVMSRFWSIDPGATTYYGIQFLITVMAGCAIGAGLDRERALRGVFLAFAAFAGAGLVFGRFVRWGGGAAGSSAFAGLAQAKNTAGDTAAVGALFSVAMIVLAWRNRNLPYGLLAFFVLPLQLFTLVVARSGGALLGAAIALPLFVVWAGSMLLPAAARVSVAVLSLLAAASAVATSGLWLRPLLDAVMKGLGKDSTLTGRTYLWDRATKLIDDRPLLGRGFAAFWRHGNLDAEGLWRKAAIQSRAGFNFHNTPTELLVHLGYVGLTLAAITLAVYGLSLLVRTMLRPDLPRVCWCALLVYEVGRMPFESLGSGPFHYTTALIAACFTLGAAGMSGFRERMAVRRASVVPSWRRRYYGRSVVQYPS